One window of the Longimicrobium sp. genome contains the following:
- the pdxA gene encoding 4-hydroxythreonine-4-phosphate dehydrogenase PdxA — translation MGVRPVRVAVTLGDPRGIGPEVSEAALADREVAGAASFVRVGTASLLRSGDDVSVGDWTAEDGAAAAGRIAGEAIRRAVEMAMAGEVDAIVTAPIDKSAFHAGGWRYPGHTEMLADLAGVPRVVMMMAAERTALGGPLRVVLATTHLALRDVPAALSADLLVDQASLTWRALRDLWRIPSPRVALCAVNPHASDGGLFGDEEARIVEPALARLRESGVDAAGPIPADTVFTRAVRGEFDAVIAPYHDVGMAAFKTAAFGSGVNVTLGLPFPRTSPDHGTALDIAGRGIADAGSMKEAILLAVTLAERMRGGG, via the coding sequence ATGGGCGTGAGGCCCGTCCGCGTCGCCGTGACGCTGGGCGACCCGCGGGGGATCGGCCCCGAGGTGAGCGAGGCCGCGCTGGCCGACCGCGAGGTCGCCGGCGCGGCCTCGTTCGTCCGCGTGGGCACCGCGTCCCTGCTCCGGTCCGGGGACGACGTCTCCGTGGGGGACTGGACGGCGGAGGACGGCGCCGCGGCGGCCGGGCGCATCGCGGGCGAGGCCATCCGCCGGGCGGTGGAGATGGCGATGGCGGGCGAGGTGGACGCGATCGTCACCGCGCCGATCGACAAGTCCGCCTTCCATGCGGGGGGATGGCGCTACCCCGGGCACACCGAGATGCTGGCGGACCTGGCCGGCGTCCCGCGGGTGGTGATGATGATGGCGGCGGAGCGCACCGCGCTGGGCGGCCCGCTCCGCGTCGTGCTGGCCACCACGCACCTGGCGCTGCGCGACGTCCCCGCCGCCCTCTCCGCCGATCTCCTGGTGGACCAGGCCTCGCTCACCTGGCGCGCGCTCCGCGACCTCTGGCGCATCCCCTCGCCGCGCGTGGCGCTCTGCGCGGTGAACCCGCATGCGTCGGACGGCGGGCTGTTCGGCGACGAGGAGGCGCGGATCGTGGAGCCGGCGCTCGCGCGTCTCCGCGAATCCGGGGTGGACGCGGCCGGGCCGATCCCCGCCGATACCGTGTTCACGCGCGCCGTCCGCGGCGAGTTCGACGCGGTGATCGCGCCGTACCACGACGTGGGGATGGCGGCGTTCAAGACGGCCGCCTTCGGGAGCGGCGTGAACGTGACGCTGGGGCTTCCTTTCCCCCGCACCTCGCCCGACCACGGCACCGCGCTCGACATCGCCGGCAGGGGGATCGCGGACGCCGGGTCGATGAAGGAAGCGATCCTCCTCGCCGTCACCCTCGCGGAGCGGATGCGCGGCGGCGGCTGA
- a CDS encoding S4 domain-containing protein, with product MTDEVLRVDVLLHRLCLTKSRSEAKAACEAGAVRVDGKPARPSDAVPPGRRIAIDYPGRSLEVELLATPGKSTSKKQARELYRVLKDERQADEGWA from the coding sequence GTGACCGACGAGGTCCTGCGGGTGGACGTGCTCCTCCACCGCCTCTGCCTGACGAAGAGCCGGAGCGAGGCCAAGGCGGCGTGCGAGGCGGGGGCGGTGCGGGTGGACGGAAAGCCGGCGCGCCCCAGCGACGCCGTGCCCCCCGGCCGGCGGATCGCGATCGACTACCCCGGCCGCTCGCTGGAGGTGGAGCTGCTGGCCACGCCGGGGAAGAGCACCTCGAAGAAGCAGGCGCGCGAGCTGTACCGCGTGCTGAAGGACGAGCGCCAGGCGGACGAGGGATGGGCGTGA
- a CDS encoding peptidylprolyl isomerase — MRALTALCLAAALAAPAALAAQQPAAQPGTRVWDRVVAVVGDTSVLYSDVLLEIESMQAQGQQVPTDPTARRQMERDVLQRRVDDLLLLEAARRDKLTVDAAEIAGQVETQINRVQQNFGSQAAMEQALAQTGRTLEQYRATLTQQYTDQTMIQRYIRERLSKMAAPPVTDAEIQQYFEQQRGSLGQRPATLSFQQAVVKPVAGDSADATARRKAEAILAELRRGGDFEAIARRDSQDPSAPQGGMLGWFHAGQMVREFEQMAFALRPGDISPVVKTEFGYHIIKLEKVRGGERQARHILIRPEITEADVARARTLADSIATAARGGASLTQLAARTTTPPDQRTLRDVLPDRLPPEYGQAIGDAAPGTVVGPFQLGDPSGPSFVVAKVTDRRTGGEYTLADVREQIRDRIIQQRQVDRLLGELRQVTAVTVMQ, encoded by the coding sequence ATGCGTGCTCTGACCGCGCTCTGCCTTGCCGCCGCCCTGGCCGCGCCCGCCGCCCTGGCGGCGCAGCAGCCCGCCGCCCAGCCCGGGACCCGCGTGTGGGACCGGGTGGTGGCCGTGGTGGGCGACACCTCGGTGCTGTACTCCGACGTGCTCCTCGAGATCGAGTCGATGCAGGCGCAGGGGCAGCAGGTGCCCACCGACCCCACCGCGCGCAGGCAGATGGAGCGCGACGTGCTGCAGCGCCGCGTGGACGACCTGCTCCTGCTCGAGGCCGCGCGCCGCGACAAGCTCACCGTCGACGCGGCCGAGATCGCGGGGCAGGTGGAGACGCAGATCAACCGCGTGCAGCAGAACTTCGGCTCGCAGGCGGCCATGGAGCAGGCGCTGGCGCAGACCGGGCGCACGCTGGAGCAGTACCGCGCCACGCTCACGCAGCAGTACACCGACCAGACCATGATCCAGCGGTACATCCGCGAGCGGCTGTCGAAGATGGCGGCGCCGCCGGTTACCGACGCCGAGATCCAGCAGTACTTCGAGCAGCAGCGCGGGTCCCTGGGGCAGCGCCCGGCCACCCTCTCGTTCCAGCAGGCGGTGGTGAAGCCGGTGGCCGGCGACTCGGCCGACGCCACGGCGCGGCGCAAGGCCGAGGCGATCCTGGCCGAGCTGCGCCGCGGCGGCGACTTCGAGGCCATCGCCCGGCGCGACTCGCAGGACCCCAGCGCGCCGCAGGGCGGAATGCTGGGGTGGTTCCACGCGGGGCAGATGGTGCGCGAGTTCGAGCAGATGGCCTTCGCGCTCCGTCCGGGCGACATCTCGCCCGTGGTGAAGACCGAGTTCGGCTACCACATCATCAAGCTGGAGAAGGTGCGCGGCGGCGAGCGGCAGGCGCGCCACATCCTCATCCGCCCCGAGATCACCGAGGCCGACGTGGCGCGGGCGCGCACCCTGGCCGACTCGATCGCCACCGCGGCGCGGGGCGGCGCCTCGCTCACCCAGCTGGCGGCACGCACCACCACGCCGCCGGACCAGCGCACGCTGCGCGACGTCCTTCCCGACCGCCTTCCGCCCGAGTACGGACAGGCGATCGGCGACGCGGCGCCGGGGACGGTGGTCGGGCCTTTCCAGCTGGGCGACCCCAGCGGGCCGTCGTTCGTGGTGGCCAAGGTGACGGACCGCCGCACGGGGGGCGAGTACACGCTGGCCGACGTGCGCGAGCAGATCCGCGACCGCATCATCCAGCAGCGCCAGGTCGACCGGCTGCTGGGCGAGCTGCGCCAGGTGACCGCCGTCACCGTGATGCAGTGA
- a CDS encoding peptidylprolyl isomerase: MKLSRWALLVAAVPMAAGCNSLKQAVNAHKDEVASAAGKELKVDEAANLIAASPQVPPTADVVRAVAERWVDYTLLATAYAEDTSLAVLDLDKMTQQQRDQETLNRLFQTTVKTDTAFTDAQLEQAWQTQGPGQQVHARHILLRPPADATPAQRDSVKRLAETIQRQAAGGADFAALARQYSQDTSKDQGGDLGFFGRGQMTPTFEEAAFRLQAGQVSPVVESPFGFHVIKVEERRQEPLGERKEQFRQYLVGKNRQTAVEHFADSLSKANNLHVETGAAQQVKEMAKNNDKPLRGRAGERALATFRGGQLSASDIQAQMVGAPDEALKQITDAPDSSIVQMVKSAATERMLLAEARRRNVGLSAQETAQMRDQARAAIRQLLTVTGVAELHAPKGSAGNAVIEQQVREWLAQAVSGQRQLPPLGVLGTQLRNVYGYNVNEASFQRVVDKVKQIRATQPQVAPPAQMPGMPQGQQPMPQGPPPQQGQQPAPTPQPAPAPAPADTGKK; this comes from the coding sequence ATGAAGCTGTCCCGCTGGGCCCTGCTCGTGGCCGCCGTACCGATGGCGGCAGGCTGCAACAGCCTGAAGCAGGCCGTGAACGCCCATAAGGACGAGGTCGCCTCGGCGGCCGGCAAGGAGCTGAAGGTCGACGAGGCCGCCAACCTCATCGCGGCCAGCCCGCAGGTTCCCCCCACCGCCGACGTGGTCCGGGCCGTGGCCGAGCGCTGGGTGGACTACACCCTGCTGGCCACCGCCTATGCCGAGGACACCTCGCTGGCGGTGCTGGACCTGGACAAGATGACGCAGCAGCAGCGCGACCAGGAAACGCTGAACCGGCTCTTCCAGACCACCGTGAAGACCGACACCGCGTTCACCGACGCGCAGCTGGAGCAGGCGTGGCAGACACAGGGCCCCGGGCAGCAGGTGCACGCCCGGCACATCCTGCTGCGCCCGCCCGCAGACGCCACCCCCGCGCAGCGCGACAGCGTGAAGCGGCTGGCCGAGACCATCCAGCGGCAGGCCGCCGGCGGCGCCGACTTCGCCGCGTTGGCCAGGCAGTACAGCCAGGACACCAGCAAGGACCAGGGCGGCGACCTGGGCTTCTTCGGGCGCGGGCAGATGACGCCCACCTTCGAGGAGGCCGCGTTCCGGCTGCAGGCCGGGCAGGTGAGCCCGGTGGTGGAAAGCCCCTTCGGCTTCCACGTGATCAAGGTGGAGGAGCGCCGCCAGGAGCCGCTGGGCGAGCGCAAGGAGCAGTTCCGCCAGTACCTGGTGGGCAAGAACCGCCAGACCGCGGTGGAGCACTTCGCCGACTCGCTGAGCAAGGCCAACAACCTGCACGTGGAGACCGGCGCCGCGCAGCAGGTGAAGGAGATGGCCAAGAACAACGACAAGCCGCTGCGCGGCCGCGCCGGCGAGCGCGCCCTGGCCACCTTCCGCGGCGGCCAGCTCTCGGCCAGCGACATCCAGGCGCAGATGGTGGGCGCCCCCGACGAGGCGCTGAAGCAGATCACCGACGCGCCCGACAGCTCCATCGTGCAGATGGTGAAGAGCGCCGCCACCGAGCGCATGCTGCTGGCCGAGGCCCGCCGCCGCAACGTGGGGCTCTCGGCGCAGGAGACGGCGCAGATGCGCGACCAGGCGCGCGCCGCCATCCGCCAGCTGCTGACCGTGACCGGCGTGGCCGAGCTGCACGCGCCCAAGGGCTCGGCCGGCAACGCGGTGATCGAGCAGCAGGTGCGCGAGTGGCTGGCCCAGGCCGTCAGCGGCCAGCGCCAGCTTCCGCCGCTGGGCGTGCTGGGCACGCAGCTGCGCAACGTCTACGGCTACAACGTGAACGAGGCGTCGTTCCAGCGCGTGGTCGACAAGGTGAAGCAGATCCGCGCCACGCAGCCGCAGGTAGCGCCGCCGGCGCAGATGCCGGGGATGCCGCAGGGGCAGCAGCCCATGCCGCAGGGCCCGCCGCCGCAGCAGGGGCAGCAGCCCGCCCCCACCCCGCAGCCGGCCCCGGCCCCCGCGCCGGCCGACACGGGGAAGAAGTGA
- the mfd gene encoding transcription-repair coupling factor has protein sequence MPHPLLIDSFRTVPAFRELADALPRAGESVVAAGLAGSSPMVLAAALHRARRERLWALVATRPEDAEQATADLEALLGEGSVYLYPQRESLPYEEAEPHLEIGGARVEALEALLSGRASILVTTARAMQELSPAVHGLDDLRLELRVGQTIRLAELAATLEGMGFDRAATVEEVGQFALRGGIVDVFGFGAPEPARIEFLGDEIESIRFFDILTQLSVRAVNALELLPVDLRPAAEGGGTSSHTAAASSTATAAPSSNGGEPERKSLLDYLPSETVVVHLEGSGTRPELERTWSEVLRLHEAEATRGTRPERPERLFLPAHEAGNRLAKLPQLFIEEAAGAPVRATFRFRALPPEPIDRDMPRLGEILRGAAGRGEQTLILCDNQGQLERLQELLDEFKVARYTELGIGSLAGGFVLADAQPPLRLLTDHEIFRRTRRLRRRRRFRGGAALESVAALKPGDYVVHMDHGIGQFRRMERVRVGEEEFETLVIEYAGGELLRVPVHRVDLIERWVSDSDEESAAPKVHRIGGKEWSRAKQKTQKAIQEMTAELLELYAARSAEKGYAFSADTRWQREMESAFLFEDTPDQRQATEDVKRDMESPRPMDRLICGDVGYGKTEIAIRGAFKAVQDGRQVAVLVPTTILAEQHLHTFSERLADFPVRIEALSRFRTAKEQLEVLKRLEEGTVDIIIGTHRLLSPDVRFRELGMLVIDEEQRFGVKHKEILKQLRKTVDVLTLTATPIPRTLHFSLLGLRDMTLIQTPPRDRQPVITHVLPWTDAIIEDAIRRELDRGGQVFFVHNRVETIGAVAQKVQRLVPEAGIGVAHGQMREKELEEVMTRFLDGDLDILVATAIIESGLDVPRANTLIVNRADQFGLSQLYQIRGRVGRSHHRAFCYLLIPDEVQEDAERRLRVLEHYTELGSGYRIALKDLELRGAGNILGAEQSGFVHAVGLDTYLRLLEDTIKQLKGDGKRPQKGLAEVSVDGAALIPDHYVPDEPQKLHFYRRLAREEKVDGVDAIRRELRDRYGPLPDEVETLLATQALRLIGGELGVERILVRPWDVRVNFRTGVVPRMAPLQKTLTQYQFAVDVRRPLPLSLTLTRHGTEPIVTTIVAAMKDLAADSSLTA, from the coding sequence GTGCCGCACCCGCTGCTGATCGACTCCTTCCGGACCGTTCCCGCCTTCCGCGAGCTGGCCGATGCGCTGCCCCGCGCGGGCGAGAGCGTGGTGGCCGCGGGGCTGGCGGGATCGTCGCCCATGGTGCTGGCCGCGGCGCTTCACCGCGCCCGGCGCGAGCGCCTGTGGGCGCTGGTGGCCACGCGCCCGGAAGACGCCGAGCAGGCCACCGCCGACCTGGAAGCCCTCCTGGGCGAGGGCTCGGTGTACCTCTACCCGCAGCGCGAGTCGCTGCCGTACGAGGAGGCCGAGCCGCACCTGGAGATCGGCGGCGCGCGGGTCGAGGCGCTGGAGGCGCTGCTCAGCGGGCGCGCCAGCATCCTGGTGACCACCGCGCGGGCCATGCAGGAGCTCTCGCCCGCGGTGCACGGGCTGGACGACCTGCGGCTGGAGCTGCGCGTGGGCCAGACCATCCGCCTGGCCGAGCTGGCCGCGACGCTGGAGGGGATGGGGTTCGACCGCGCGGCCACGGTCGAGGAGGTGGGCCAGTTCGCGCTGCGCGGCGGCATCGTGGACGTGTTCGGCTTCGGCGCCCCCGAGCCCGCGCGGATCGAGTTCCTGGGCGACGAGATCGAGTCGATCCGCTTCTTCGACATCCTTACGCAGCTCTCGGTGCGCGCGGTCAACGCGCTGGAGCTGCTCCCGGTGGACCTGCGCCCCGCGGCCGAGGGCGGCGGCACCTCGTCGCACACCGCGGCCGCCTCGTCCACGGCGACAGCGGCGCCGTCGTCCAACGGCGGCGAGCCGGAGCGGAAGTCGCTGCTCGACTACCTCCCCTCCGAGACGGTGGTGGTCCACCTGGAGGGAAGCGGGACGCGGCCGGAGCTGGAGCGCACCTGGAGCGAGGTGCTGCGGCTGCACGAGGCCGAGGCCACGCGGGGAACGCGCCCCGAGCGCCCGGAGCGGCTCTTCCTTCCCGCGCACGAGGCGGGGAACCGGCTCGCGAAGCTCCCGCAGCTCTTCATCGAGGAGGCGGCCGGCGCGCCGGTGCGGGCCACCTTCCGCTTCCGCGCCCTCCCGCCCGAGCCCATCGACCGCGACATGCCGCGGCTGGGCGAGATCCTGCGCGGGGCGGCCGGGCGCGGCGAGCAGACGCTGATCCTCTGCGACAACCAGGGGCAGCTGGAGCGCCTGCAGGAGCTGCTCGACGAGTTCAAGGTCGCGCGCTACACCGAGCTGGGGATCGGGTCGCTGGCCGGCGGGTTCGTGCTGGCCGACGCCCAGCCGCCGCTCAGGCTGCTGACCGACCACGAGATCTTCCGCCGCACGCGCCGGCTGCGCAGACGGCGCAGGTTCCGCGGCGGGGCGGCGCTGGAGAGCGTGGCGGCGCTGAAGCCGGGCGACTACGTGGTGCACATGGACCACGGGATCGGGCAGTTCCGGCGGATGGAGCGGGTGCGGGTGGGCGAGGAGGAGTTCGAGACCCTCGTCATCGAGTACGCCGGCGGCGAGCTGCTGCGCGTGCCCGTGCACCGGGTGGACCTGATCGAGCGCTGGGTATCGGATTCCGACGAGGAGTCCGCCGCGCCCAAGGTGCACCGCATTGGCGGCAAGGAGTGGTCGCGGGCCAAGCAGAAGACGCAGAAGGCCATCCAGGAGATGACGGCCGAGCTGCTGGAGCTGTACGCCGCCCGCAGCGCCGAGAAGGGCTACGCCTTCTCCGCCGACACCCGCTGGCAGCGCGAGATGGAGAGCGCCTTCCTCTTCGAGGACACGCCCGACCAGCGCCAGGCCACGGAAGACGTCAAGCGCGACATGGAGTCGCCCCGCCCCATGGACCGCCTGATCTGCGGCGACGTGGGGTACGGGAAGACGGAGATCGCCATCCGCGGTGCCTTCAAGGCGGTGCAGGACGGGCGGCAGGTGGCGGTGCTCGTCCCGACGACGATCCTGGCCGAGCAGCACCTGCACACCTTCAGCGAGCGGCTGGCCGACTTCCCCGTGCGCATCGAGGCATTGAGCCGCTTCCGCACCGCGAAGGAGCAGCTGGAGGTGCTGAAGCGGCTGGAAGAGGGCACGGTCGACATCATCATCGGCACGCACCGCCTCCTGTCGCCCGACGTGAGGTTCCGCGAGCTGGGGATGCTGGTGATCGACGAGGAGCAGCGCTTCGGGGTGAAGCACAAGGAGATCCTGAAGCAGCTGCGGAAAACGGTGGACGTGCTGACGCTGACCGCCACGCCCATCCCGCGGACGCTGCACTTCTCGCTGCTGGGGCTCAGGGACATGACCCTGATCCAGACCCCGCCGCGCGACCGGCAGCCGGTGATCACGCACGTCCTCCCGTGGACCGACGCGATCATCGAGGACGCCATCCGGCGCGAGCTGGACCGTGGCGGCCAGGTGTTCTTCGTGCACAACCGGGTGGAGACGATCGGCGCCGTCGCGCAGAAGGTGCAGCGCCTGGTCCCCGAAGCGGGGATCGGCGTGGCGCACGGGCAGATGCGCGAGAAGGAGCTGGAGGAGGTGATGACGCGCTTCCTCGACGGCGACCTCGACATCCTGGTGGCCACGGCGATCATCGAGAGCGGGCTGGACGTGCCCCGCGCCAACACGCTGATCGTGAACCGCGCGGACCAGTTCGGCCTGAGCCAGCTGTACCAGATCCGCGGCCGCGTGGGCCGAAGCCACCACCGCGCCTTCTGCTATCTCCTCATCCCCGACGAGGTGCAGGAGGACGCCGAGCGGCGGCTCAGGGTGCTGGAGCACTACACCGAGCTGGGGAGCGGATACCGCATCGCCCTCAAGGACCTGGAGCTCCGCGGGGCGGGTAACATCCTGGGCGCCGAGCAGAGCGGATTCGTGCACGCCGTGGGGCTCGACACCTATCTCCGGCTGCTGGAAGACACCATCAAGCAGCTGAAGGGCGACGGGAAGCGGCCGCAGAAGGGGCTCGCCGAGGTGTCGGTCGACGGCGCCGCGCTGATCCCCGACCACTATGTGCCCGACGAGCCGCAGAAGCTGCACTTCTACCGCCGCCTGGCGCGCGAGGAGAAGGTCGACGGGGTCGACGCCATCCGCCGCGAGCTGCGTGACCGCTACGGCCCGCTCCCCGACGAGGTGGAGACGCTGCTGGCCACGCAGGCGCTGCGCCTGATCGGCGGCGAGCTGGGCGTCGAGCGCATCCTCGTCCGCCCGTGGGACGTGCGGGTGAACTTCCGCACCGGCGTGGTCCCGCGGATGGCGCCGCTGCAGAAGACGCTGACGCAGTACCAGTTCGCGGTGGACGTGCGCCGCCCGCTGCCGCTGTCGCTCACGCTCACCCGCCATGGCACCGAGCCCATCGTCACCACGATCGTGGCGGCGATGAAGGACCTGGCGGCGGATTCGAGCCTGACGGCGTAG
- a CDS encoding DUF4384 domain-containing protein has protein sequence MHRHTAAALLLLTMGAAAPARPAGAQDGALFRTDMAAAPLSPSAAFQDGYGAPRDDRRGGLQEDGQRGPSVRVWLDGDRDLFSPGAQTRAVVRASEDAYVAVVHITPDGDVDFLWPRNYYDDGFLDGGRSLTLGTRTGSSMRVGYGYGIGYVFAVASDEPLDLRRVRDYYYRRGSAWDAGLNVVGDPFHAMDRIARLLVPDFDQGYGFLDWYSYHVGSNRYTFPRYACYSSYGSWYGSRSPYYDGCDRVRVLLREQPYYYDTRYYRGDRIRYWGRYYPSDRYVRREPQHRYKESDGARGYRSPNNRSTREVPPPSSGSTRRGNDDGQEGRGGGGTQQPSRERPTLQRRPAESDPVRAQQPRAEPQRRRDEPRDDGSRGESRREAPRSEPRSEPRRESPPPRSEPRSEQPRRESPPPSREPSSGGRSAPSGNSPARVRPSS, from the coding sequence ATGCACAGACACACCGCCGCCGCCCTGCTCCTGCTGACGATGGGGGCAGCCGCGCCCGCCCGCCCGGCGGGGGCGCAGGACGGCGCGCTCTTTCGTACGGATATGGCCGCCGCGCCGCTCTCGCCGTCCGCCGCCTTCCAGGACGGGTACGGCGCCCCCCGCGACGACCGCCGGGGCGGCCTCCAGGAGGACGGCCAGCGCGGCCCCAGCGTGCGCGTGTGGCTGGACGGCGACCGCGACCTGTTCAGCCCCGGCGCCCAGACGCGCGCGGTGGTGCGCGCGAGCGAGGACGCGTACGTGGCGGTGGTCCACATCACCCCCGACGGCGACGTGGACTTCCTGTGGCCGCGCAACTACTACGACGACGGCTTCCTGGACGGCGGCCGCTCGCTGACGCTGGGCACCCGCACGGGCAGCTCCATGCGCGTGGGGTACGGCTACGGCATCGGCTACGTGTTCGCCGTGGCGAGCGACGAGCCGCTGGACCTGCGCCGCGTGCGCGACTACTACTACCGCCGCGGCAGCGCGTGGGACGCGGGGCTGAACGTGGTGGGCGACCCGTTCCACGCCATGGACCGCATCGCCCGGCTGCTGGTGCCGGACTTCGACCAGGGGTACGGGTTCCTGGACTGGTACAGCTACCACGTGGGCAGCAACCGCTACACCTTCCCGCGCTACGCCTGCTACAGCAGCTACGGCTCGTGGTACGGCAGCCGCAGCCCCTACTACGACGGGTGCGACCGGGTGCGGGTGTTGCTGCGCGAGCAGCCGTACTATTATGACACCCGCTACTACCGGGGCGACCGCATCCGCTACTGGGGCCGCTACTACCCGTCGGACCGGTACGTGCGCCGCGAGCCGCAGCACCGCTACAAGGAGTCCGACGGCGCGCGCGGCTACCGCTCGCCCAACAACCGGTCCACCCGCGAGGTGCCGCCGCCGAGCTCGGGAAGCACCCGCCGCGGCAACGACGACGGGCAGGAGGGGCGCGGGGGCGGAGGCACGCAGCAGCCCAGCCGCGAGCGGCCCACGCTGCAGCGCCGCCCCGCCGAGTCCGACCCGGTGCGCGCCCAGCAGCCCCGCGCCGAGCCGCAGCGGCGCCGCGACGAGCCGCGGGACGACGGGTCGCGCGGCGAGAGCCGCCGCGAGGCGCCGCGCAGCGAGCCGCGTTCGGAGCCGCGGCGCGAGTCTCCGCCGCCGCGCTCGGAGCCGCGCAGCGAACAGCCGCGGCGCGAGTCGCCGCCGCCGTCGCGGGAGCCGTCGTCCGGCGGGCGGTCGGCGCCCAGCGGAAATTCGCCGGCCCGGGTGCGGCCCAGCTCCTGA
- a CDS encoding M20/M25/M40 family metallo-hydrolase: MTRGPSAFLPAALAMFAGAASLRAQSAAPLPPEVAAAANTITITDARARLEFISSDLMRGRDTPSPELNIVASYLASNYQAMGFQPGGEGTTFFQWYPYGMRRLDPTAARLQVTGGAAPVAFTAGRDFWTAGGTAQDVSGSLVYIGRAPDALTAPGSLTGRIAVAAIPGGPTRDWRLERNRIRTAARRAGAVAVAYVLGPEWTADSVAKYAATAARPTRSVGTEPAYPQFFLSQEAAGRLFRAANLDLAQQWTAGAGNNFHAVPLASLTATGALPMEQVDQARAPNVIAIWPGSDPVLKNEYVVLSAHMDHVGVGQAVNGDSIYNGADDDGSGTTGILEVARAFQSMGLRPKRSIVILHVSGEEKGLLGSEWFSEHPTLPLAQIVADINIDMIGRNNPDSVVVIGKNYSTLGATVNAVQRAHGDLHLTLADDIWPQERFFFRSDHFNFARKEIPAIFFFSGVHADYHRPSDEVSKIDFDKLTRIARMAFFTAWEVANAPQRPQWDPRGLAEVRGMTR; the protein is encoded by the coding sequence ATGACCCGAGGTCCGTCCGCATTCCTTCCGGCCGCGCTGGCGATGTTCGCCGGCGCGGCCTCGCTGCGTGCCCAGTCCGCCGCGCCGCTGCCGCCCGAGGTGGCGGCCGCCGCGAACACCATCACCATCACCGACGCGCGGGCGCGGCTGGAGTTCATCTCCAGCGACCTGATGCGCGGCCGCGACACGCCCAGCCCCGAGCTGAACATCGTCGCCAGCTACCTGGCCTCCAACTACCAGGCGATGGGCTTCCAGCCCGGCGGCGAGGGCACGACGTTCTTCCAGTGGTATCCGTACGGGATGCGCCGCCTCGATCCCACCGCGGCGCGGCTGCAGGTGACCGGCGGCGCAGCGCCCGTGGCCTTCACCGCGGGGCGCGACTTCTGGACGGCGGGGGGGACGGCGCAGGACGTCTCGGGGAGCCTGGTCTACATCGGCCGTGCACCGGACGCGCTGACCGCGCCGGGGTCGCTCACCGGCCGCATCGCCGTCGCCGCGATTCCCGGCGGCCCCACGCGCGACTGGCGGCTGGAGCGCAACCGCATCCGCACTGCCGCCCGGCGCGCCGGCGCGGTCGCCGTCGCCTACGTGCTGGGGCCGGAGTGGACGGCGGACTCGGTCGCGAAGTACGCGGCCACCGCGGCGCGCCCCACGCGCTCGGTGGGAACGGAGCCCGCGTACCCGCAGTTCTTCCTGAGCCAGGAGGCGGCCGGGCGCCTCTTCCGCGCGGCGAACCTGGACCTGGCCCAGCAGTGGACGGCGGGCGCGGGGAACAACTTCCACGCGGTGCCGCTGGCCTCGCTGACGGCGACCGGCGCGCTGCCGATGGAGCAGGTGGACCAGGCGCGCGCCCCGAACGTGATCGCCATCTGGCCGGGGAGCGACCCGGTGCTGAAGAACGAGTACGTCGTGCTCTCCGCCCACATGGACCACGTGGGGGTGGGCCAGGCGGTGAACGGCGACTCGATCTACAACGGCGCCGACGACGACGGGTCGGGGACCACGGGGATCCTGGAGGTGGCGCGCGCCTTCCAGTCGATGGGGCTGCGGCCGAAGCGCTCGATCGTGATCCTGCACGTGAGCGGCGAGGAGAAGGGGCTGCTGGGCTCGGAGTGGTTCTCGGAGCACCCCACGCTGCCGCTCGCCCAGATCGTGGCCGACATCAACATCGACATGATCGGGCGCAACAACCCCGACAGCGTGGTGGTGATCGGGAAGAACTACTCCACGCTGGGCGCCACGGTGAACGCGGTGCAGCGCGCGCATGGCGATCTCCATCTCACGCTGGCCGACGACATCTGGCCGCAGGAGCGCTTCTTCTTCCGCAGCGACCACTTCAACTTCGCGCGCAAGGAGATCCCGGCGATCTTCTTCTTCAGCGGCGTGCACGCGGACTACCACCGCCCCAGCGACGAGGTGAGCAAGATCGACTTCGACAAGCTGACGCGGATCGCGCGGATGGCGTTCTTCACCGCGTGGGAGGTGGCCAACGCGCCCCAGCGCCCGCAGTGGGACCCGCGGGGGCTGGCGGAGGTGCGGGGGATGACGCGGTGA